The window AATAAGCTaattttggaagaaaaaaaaaatcttccacaCAGACCTCCACATCAGCTGTGAGTTTTGGTGATGCTGTAGTATTAAAAAACCAGGTTCATTCTGCCAACCTGTGATCATttactgccatcttgtggtaAAAGTGGGTCACTGCCTTTAAATTGGACTGATTGAAACTTGTCAGTAAAGGCAAATAAAGTATAAGACCAGagatttttttgtgttatttctacAGTCCACGACACTGGACAAGAAACCAAGCAATGGTTAACAATGAGGTTACACACCCTTCTACAAGGCCCACACTGCCAAATACTGTTCACAGTCAACCTGGGGCTTTAAGGGCCCTGTGGCTCTGTGGCCTTGCTACTTCAATCTGATACATGATCATTTGGAGAGATGTCACGTGACTGATTTTGCCACTTAAGAAGAAACACCTGAGGTTGCcatgtctgttctgtgtgtatAAGGTCATTGCTGCATTGTCTGAAAAATAGGGAACTATATGCAACAACAATCCGCACCGAAATAGATGTGATCACTATCAGAAGACCTTTAAAGGTAGCCCTTTATCCTCATAGTTATTAAGTCAAATCAATAGATATAACACTACACATACTGCACTTTCTTCCTCAGGTCCTACAATatgaatgattaaaataattatcCAGTAATATCCAGTATACCTGGGGTAGAGTTCTGAGTGTTTGTAAGCACAGCTGGGAGGTCTTTGGCTCTTTCCACCTGGATGTCAGAGGACACGGGGGTAAACTGATCCGGTTGTTTTTCTGAGTGAGCTGAGCTGATTACATCCTGTGATTCACTGAGAGTCGTTCTACGCAAAGGGTCAGGACTGTCCAAAGGTCCCACCCTGTCACAGCCCCTGTTTTCATGTTCAGATGGACTCAGAGTGTTTGTTAATGTTGGTCCTGAGGGATAACAGATGGATACTTGTGGGTCCAGCTGTTTTGGAGAAACTGACCCATTGAGTTCATCAGCACATTCACCACCGGAGGCCTTACTGAACAAAGAGGGGTGGGTCTCCCCACTCTCTAACCTGCTGTTTTTGAAAGCAGAGGCCTCACCCTCGGCTTTTGTTATGCCAGCGTTACACGAGGCTCCTTGATTTTGGAGTTTTTGTTGGCTCTCTTTGCTCAGTAATTCACTACTCGTGCTGCTCTGATTCACTGCgctgggagagagacaggtcacGCTGAGCTTGTGTTGGCCAGAGAGCGTTTGTGAGACCAGGTCACCATGGCTCACTCTCCTGTCCGGCAAAAGTTGCTCCTCAGCGCCGTGGTTCAGAGAAAGGGCATGTTCCTCCTCTGAAGTCTGGCCTCTTTCTGACTGTACACCTTCGAGTGAAGCAGCAGTTGACATAACATCGCCCGCAGAGCTCAGAGTCTCTGCGGCCGTGTTTacatgactgtgtttgtgtgggtgtagCGTCAAGCCTGGAGCTTCAGGAGGCTGAGATTCAGCTGATACTGTAGCCTGGCTGGAATTACTGCATTCAGTCATGTGGATATTTGGCTGTTCCCTCCCAAAGTGGACAGACAGTGGAGGTTTAATGCTCTCCATCTTAGGCGTGGGTAAAGAGTCGCTTTGGTCCAGGGCCTTTTGATGTCCTAGCTGTTGATGGTCCCTTCCCTCATTGCTACTTTCCGTGGTGACGGAGCTCTGAGCTTTACTCTGGATCACTTCTGGGAGCAATGCTTCCATGTCACGTCTCTGTGGGGGGCTGGTACCTGCTTGCCGCTCAATCTGCGGTTCAATGAGAGCCAGCTGCTCGTCAGATATGATCTGAAGGCAGATCTGGAGGTCTGCTGTATGAACATGAAACACATTCTGAGCAGCTGGTTGCACCTGGTCGAAGGGTACGATGTGACAAGGTACATTTGGGGTGTTTGGGCTGGCATATACTCTGTTTACAGGGTTTAACTGGTCTGATGGCGGCAGGAGTTGTGAGTGTGACAGAGGGGGGTTAGAGTTGAGCTGTCCTTGTGAGTAAGTTGTAATGGCAGAAGCAGATGTCTGATTTCTTGCTGTGGTTATGGTAGGTATAGCAGGGTGGTTTGCAGCCGCGGGTGCAACAGTTCGGGGTAATTGCATAGGCGCTGAGACTGCTGCAGATTTCGGGGGCTGTATCAAGGTGCTGCATAATCCTGCTTGATGATCATGTAGACAGGTTGTGGTTATTGTGGTTGCTGCAAACTGCCTGTGCACTACAGGTAGACTAGATGTCACATTTTCACTGAGTCTCGATGTTTTGGCTTGACACAGGGTTGTGGCCCTGCAAGACAAGAGAGGCTGGGCTTGTGTGGAATTGACAGCGACGATCTTTTTGATATCACAAGTCTGCATCGGCGGTGAGGTGTGAGGATCACCACATGTCCTATCTGAAGTTGTGACCGAGGGTGAGGTTTGCTCAGGTTGAGAAGATGACAGAGCAGAGGTGAAAGTGCAtccatcacttcctgttggtTTATCCACAACATCCGGTGAAGCATTTGAATCAGGTTCAGCAGCATTAGGTAACTTGAGCTGGTACTTGGGCAGAAAGCTGGTCTTGGCAGCAGAGGGGATGCAAGTGGCTGGCAAGGCGCTAACAGACGCCGCATTTGCATTGATTATGCATGGCAAGAAGAGAGCTCCTTTGaactgagtgtgtttttgattgttttgaaCGTTGATATAACTGAGATTTGTATCTTGCTGAGGCGCACTGCCAGTGACCGAGGGAGGGGGGTGTGTCAGCGTGTTTGGGTCCGGCTCCATCTCCAGGGGGCAAATTATTTTGTCATCAGTTCTCTGCTTTTTCCTATCGGAGGGAACATGGGCTCCGCAGAGCTGCGAGGTGGACTCAGGGTGTTGCTCTTCATGAATCAATCTCCCTGCCTCTGTGCTGCTCATGCTGTCTGTTTTGTGGCTAACCAGTAATCCAGTTGAAGGTAACGGCAGCACTGACGACAAATTCCTCCGCAGGGGAGTCTTGAGAGAGCTGTGTGATGACTGAAGCTGGTTAGTTCCTAGATCCACAGCAGAGACGAGGGATAGCTTGGCAGGAGGGCAGCCTGGATGgcacactgtcacactgctggTCGCCATGTTGACTGTTGAGCCTGTTGTTGTTACCGTCTCCTTATGAATCGCTGACAACCTTTTTTGTGGACCCTGAACAACCTCATGCTCTGGGTTGATACATTTCTTGCCTTTGATAACACTGTTATCAACACCTTTCTCAGCTTTGTAGAGCTTCTTAAACGTCCCGCCCCCGTACATGTACCACTTGTTATAGGCGAACTTCTGTGCTTTCTTCCTCCGGAACTTTCTGTTGCTTGGCTCTCCACAAATGTCACCGCCATCCCCGTCACAACTGAGACCGCTGGTGGTGCATGCCTCCTCCACGGATGAATTCATGAAGAGACCGTCTGTTGCGTGGTTGCAGTCTACAGCTGTCTGGCGGACTAGTGGCCGGTGGGTGGATGACTGCTGGTTCACAGGCTTGATGGCAAAACCTGTTGGATTGATCTGGCCAGAACTTCCTCTGCGAATGAGTGTTACATAATCGCTCTGATAGGAGGAGGTTGGGTTGCTCCCCTCCGGCTGCAGAAGGGTAACACTGAAGGGGAGGGAGTTGCTGCGGGTTAAGGGGGCATGCTCTGTGGTGATGGAGTGTTGAGTGGGCACAGAGCTGTACAACCCAGGCTTCCTGTTTCTTTGTAACCCAAAGTTTGGAGTCTTACTGAGCCTCATGTCAAAGTGAAAGGAGTCCTTGTACGTGTATGGCATGGGGAGGTCAATGCTACCCTGCTTTGACAGAACTGTCTTCCGTGGCCTTACATTCTCCAGCTGTTTGTCCTCCACAACAGCTGTATTCTCAGAAATGAGCTTAGATATGCGCTCCTCCAGCGTCTTCTGCTCCTGCTCTCTTGCACCTTTGGGCTCCTGCACACCTTGGCCTGGTTCTGAAGATGTGCGTGTGTTGGTGGTTTCGTCAAGATGCTCTTTGTTGGATTCGGTGAGGGAATCCATACTGTGGTCAGGTAAAACACTGCCAGGGCTCAGGTAGTGGTCACTGCTCTCACTGAAGCCGGAGTCCGTGCTCTCATGGCTCTGCGACTTCCCTCTGGATACAGAGCTCTCCCACTGCTTAGAGAACAGAGTGGCCTCTTGCCTCTGAAGGGGAAGATGTCGAACAATCAAAGGaggtttttcattttccaccctcagtttttcttcttcttgtattACCTTTGCACTTTCATTTGGTTCTGTCTTATGACCTGCAGGGGTCAGCTCATTCTGTTCACTGACAGACCCTTGTGTCTTCACAGAGTAGACCTTTGTAGTATTGGCTGGACAGGTAATCTCAGCAGCAGGTAGTGTGGCAACCTTCTCCACGCTGCCTGACTCCTCGCTGTGCTCGTCCAGAGACAAACTGGAGTTGTGAGTCTCTCTGGAGCTGGACACACTGTCCAAGCTGCCCaggctgctctgctctgactcTGATGAGAGGCGGGCATGAGCCTGAGTACGTTTATGTTTATAGAGGTTGCTCTGAGTCTTAAAAGAAACTCCACAGGTGGTGCAGGGGTAAGGCCGCTCCCCTGTATGGCAGCGAAGATGCTTCTCCAGCACGCTGGGCTTCATGCAGTCCCGTCCACAGTGAGGACACACATGCTTTCCTGCTGATTTGGGTCTGGCTGTAGGAGCAGCAGTTGCCAGACTCAGTCCCGGTGTAGAAGGCAGCCCACTAGCAATGTGGAGTGTCAGAAAGGAGAGCGTCTCCTTGGAGAAGAGTGGCGGCATggcagctgcaggaagctgaGGGTAAGGCTGTGCTGATAGAGCTGGCACTGTGTGGACATAAACAGCTGTCAGCGGGGCCTGGATGTCcatccttttctctgtctgtgctgcaaCAGAGCTGATGTGCACTGGAGCACTCGCCAATCCTGGCTTGCCAgtctccatggtaacactgCTGCTGTCGTGATGTACCAGTGCCAGGTCTCT is drawn from Seriola aureovittata isolate HTS-2021-v1 ecotype China chromosome 2, ASM2101889v1, whole genome shotgun sequence and contains these coding sequences:
- the znf831 gene encoding zinc finger protein 831; amino-acid sequence: METGKPGLASAPVHISSVAAQTEKRMDIQAPLTAVYVHTVPALSAQPYPQLPAAAMPPLFSKETLSFLTLHIASGLPSTPGLSLATAAPTARPKSAGKHVCPHCGRDCMKPSVLEKHLRCHTGERPYPCTTCGVSFKTQSNLYKHKRTQAHARLSSESEQSSLGSLDSVSSSRETHNSSLSLDEHSEESGSVEKVATLPAAEITCPANTTKVYSVKTQGSVSEQNELTPAGHKTEPNESAKVIQEEEKLRVENEKPPLIVRHLPLQRQEATLFSKQWESSVSRGKSQSHESTDSGFSESSDHYLSPGSVLPDHSMDSLTESNKEHLDETTNTRTSSEPGQGVQEPKGAREQEQKTLEERISKLISENTAVVEDKQLENVRPRKTVLSKQGSIDLPMPYTYKDSFHFDMRLSKTPNFGLQRNRKPGLYSSVPTQHSITTEHAPLTRSNSLPFSVTLLQPEGSNPTSSYQSDYVTLIRRGSSGQINPTGFAIKPVNQQSSTHRPLVRQTAVDCNHATDGLFMNSSVEEACTTSGLSCDGDGGDICGEPSNRKFRRKKAQKFAYNKWYMYGGGTFKKLYKAEKGVDNSVIKGKKCINPEHEVVQGPQKRLSAIHKETVTTTGSTVNMATSSVTVCHPGCPPAKLSLVSAVDLGTNQLQSSHSSLKTPLRRNLSSVLPLPSTGLLVSHKTDSMSSTEAGRLIHEEQHPESTSQLCGAHVPSDRKKQRTDDKIICPLEMEPDPNTLTHPPPSVTGSAPQQDTNLSYINVQNNQKHTQFKGALFLPCIINANAASVSALPATCIPSAAKTSFLPKYQLKLPNAAEPDSNASPDVVDKPTGSDGCTFTSALSSSQPEQTSPSVTTSDRTCGDPHTSPPMQTCDIKKIVAVNSTQAQPLLSCRATTLCQAKTSRLSENVTSSLPVVHRQFAATTITTTCLHDHQAGLCSTLIQPPKSAAVSAPMQLPRTVAPAAANHPAIPTITTARNQTSASAITTYSQGQLNSNPPLSHSQLLPPSDQLNPVNRVYASPNTPNVPCHIVPFDQVQPAAQNVFHVHTADLQICLQIISDEQLALIEPQIERQAGTSPPQRRDMEALLPEVIQSKAQSSVTTESSNEGRDHQQLGHQKALDQSDSLPTPKMESIKPPLSVHFGREQPNIHMTECSNSSQATVSAESQPPEAPGLTLHPHKHSHVNTAAETLSSAGDVMSTAASLEGVQSERGQTSEEEHALSLNHGAEEQLLPDRRVSHGDLVSQTLSGQHKLSVTCLSPSAVNQSSTSSELLSKESQQKLQNQGASCNAGITKAEGEASAFKNSRLESGETHPSLFSKASGGECADELNGSVSPKQLDPQVSICYPSGPTLTNTLSPSEHENRGCDRVGPLDSPDPLRRTTLSESQDVISSAHSEKQPDQFTPVSSDIQVERAKDLPAVLTNTQNSTPGLVEGASLAGCATEKEPQTWGHTGAPGQSDSTGWVPKQSQDTGVTNHQRMDGQRGGEVMIKDKNGGMKTDQVPGQWGNADSNSRYTVVPDITKPEGQDRLVRADSFKNSWLSEQHLQHLSQTHPGMSEYPPQSPQRAPSMSDNVSSPGGSSQTNPFNSPQAPLEMNNFYFSQQHWESSIIHNQQTLFTCESNSSQLMKTQAQLTETQNALTRIDPQQTTFSHQDQKQDQKQTLSAQQGNIAAGNNSTAVSCCTKSTLGSHKGPNLSPDVKTLSDAHHRQVSHSLQVSRATAGWAGITHNMLDNNTGLPSKPFTHSEPEQDTTDHAPNDYTMQSSNSGRPDITNKYQPFFLAGQLHGYQPAECLTGEVRPVQSCQDYSEDTSSSDDEGKLIIEL